Proteins from a single region of Kluyveromyces lactis strain NRRL Y-1140 chromosome C complete sequence:
- the MET2 gene encoding homoserine O-acetyltransferase (similar to uniprot|P08465 Saccharomyces cerevisiae YNL277W MET2 L-homoserine-O-acetyltransferase catalyzes the conversion of homoserine to O-acetyl homoserine which is the first step of the methionine biosynthetic pathway), translating into MSTVKSSLPELDQEELSKTNPFIKIVHGQTIVEVPELELECGITINNFPIAYKTWGYLNEAKDNVLVICHALTGSSDVSDWWGPLLGNGLAFDPSKFFIICLNSMGSPYGSFSPLSIDSSTGERYGPEFPLCTVRDDVNAHRIVLDSLGISSIACVIGGSMGGMVALEWAAIFGTDYVKNLIALATSARHSAWCISWSEAQRQSIYSDPKYLDGYYPLEEPPTVGLSAARMSALLTYRSRNSFENKFARSVPSQQHQQKSGRSESQNSLTSKKLQELNKEIHNDGHYRRNSPSFERKPSVSSVSSSCSSPRDSNHSLSSSTSTTSLNRLKGSKQVKPVQTYFSAQSYLRYQGEKFIKRFDANCYISITRKLDTHDLARDRDDEDITHVLGSFKQPTLVIGISSDGLFTYSEQEFLANNIPKARLEKIDSPEGHDAFLLEFKLINELIKSFLATNCKGLVSSEGRLWQDTSEVVTNSVFGEAEEVTNW; encoded by the coding sequence ATGAGCACTGTAAAAAGTTCATTACCAGAGTTAGACCAAGAGGAACTGTCGAAGACTAACCCATTCATCAAAATTGTGCATGGTCAAACTATTGTTGAAGTTCCGGAATTGGAACTAGAATGTGGAATCACGATTAATAATTTCCCGATCGCATATAAGACATGGGGATATCTAAACGAGGCCAAGGATAATGTCTTAGTTATTTGCCATGCGTTGACTGGCTCGTCGGATGTCTCTGACTGGTGGGGTCCTTTACTAGGGAACGGATTAGCTTTTGATCCATCCAaattttttattatttgtttGAATTCTATGGGTTCGCCATACGGTTCATTTTCGCCATTATCTATTGATTCTTCCACTGGTGAAAGATACGGACCTGAGTTCCCTCTTTGTACCGTTAGGGACGATGTGAATGCACATAGGATAGTATTGGACTCACTTGGAATAAGCTCTATAGCATGTGTTATTGGTGGTTCTATGGGTGGTATGGTCGCCTTGGAATGGGCTGCAATTTTTGGTACTGATTACGTCAAAAACCTTATCGCTTTGGCAACATCAGCAAGACACTCTGCCTGGTGTATATCCTGGTCGGAAGCACAAAGACAGTCTATATATTCAGACCCGAAGTATCTTGATGGGTATTACCCATTAGAAGAGCCACCAACCGTTGGGTTATCTGCTGCCAGAATGTCGGCATTATTGACTTATCGTTCAAGAAacagttttgaaaacaaatttGCTAGATCAGTTCCTTCTcagcaacatcaacagaaatCTGGCCGTTCTGAATCACAAAATAGTCTCACGTCAAAGAAATTGCAAGAACtcaataaagaaattcaCAACGACGGCCATTATCGCAGAAACTCACCatcatttgaaagaaaaccaaGTGTATCATCTGTTTCCtcatcttgttcttcaCCAAGGGATTCTAATCACTCTTTGTCATCATCTACATCTACTACTTCTTTGAACAGATTAAAGGGTTCAAAACAGGTTAAACCCGTACAAACATACTTCTCTGCCCAATCTTACTTGCGTTACCAAGGTGAGAAATTCATTAAAAGATTTGATGCCAACTGTTACATTTCAATCACCAGAAAATTGGACACACATGATTTGGCTCGTGAcagagatgatgaagatataaCTCATGTTCTTGGGTCCTTCAAACAGCCAACTTTAGTCATCGGTATCTCTTCAGATGGACTGTTCACTTACTCTGAACAGGAATTTTTGGCAAATAACATTCCAAAGGCCAGATTGGAAAAGATAGACTCGCCGGAAGGGCATGATGCATTTTTATTAGAGTTTAAATTGATAAATGAATTGATTAAAAGTTTCCTTGCGACTAACTGCAAGGGCCTGGTCAGTTCAGAGGGTCGTCTTTGGCAGGACACAAGCGAAGTTGTAACAAACTCTGTGTTTGGAGAAGCCGAAGAAGTTACCAATTGGTGA
- the ATG26 gene encoding sterol 3-beta-glucosyltransferase (similar to uniprot|Q06321 Saccharomyces cerevisiae YLR189C ATG26 UDP-glucose:sterol glucosyltransferase conserved enzyme involved in synthesis of sterol glucoside membrane lipids involved in autophagy), producing the protein MPKDSSEHQKSPSRFTRSMFVDPRAFVRRSVSPVDQLCHSVADLRFVSSNTETLESRLQALSKKFDNGSENHGQDTDTVEDVAKTQYMAKSFAGLIATASMYVGINELGDKEENDEDELELMNDAASVLDTSSQANQTLFEVSIEMNADAISQISTDSKSRKELIRERLIKKFLPNDDEKYIEEYPCWLLRDIMIQGHAYLTNKHLFFFAFIPNFESDFNVTGSLRLISGHVLSKSHRYWVVLKGHTLSFHNSSTDLYFPLLTIDLRDISSVQMTSSENNPTKFELSIKDQSLVLKADSFHSARHWVSSIKKQMFASQHSDTNTMTIKIPLQNIVDLEETSILDKSGTLRIKALENLSTYAVDEYFFVFFKGNANAMKQKVNSLLKDLEMNGSQILVNFNKVDSPLGINEKLPDLNYDDPSNENNLVDDADINSAETDTLSPGTMQSALTLQQTSSAFSPRHSAYPRKVKKKLKSMAGSLKLGSPSKFTKLEDDIIIEHYSPGLINDQTIDYDKDSKSIISRLTPKKFQNVPLMWAADPVHFNSDDGIVFPLDDKYTADADISNQSNVRFRQHFSFDETANLVASYHGYLNRNVPIYGKIYISDKNICFRSLLPGVSTKTVLPLEDVENCYKETRFRFGYFGLVIVIHGHEELFLEFGNKNARDDCEFVMIKVMDAVSSHRSTLKRKSTAEVVHRLSEAASLKLLEEKISEQGFDIPLIVEKNPYFTTVIKPSKSYKFGLLTIGSRGDVQPYIALAKGLQAEGHEVIILTHGEFKDWIVSHNIGFREISGNPAELISLMVQHGSMNMGLLRDASTNFSTWISSLLDTAWEGCQGIDILIESPSAMAGIHIAEALRIPYFRAFTMPWTRTRAYPHAFIVPDQKRGGNYNYFTHVLFENIFWKGISGKVNEWRETKLKLPKTNLVSMQQNRVPFLYNVSPIVFPPSVDFNEWIKVTGYWFLDEKRSYKPPAEFMEFLNKARELKKKVVYIGFGSIVVNDPEKMTDTIIEAVRDAGVYCVLNKGWSNRFGDPLAKKIDKELPSYIYNSGDVPHDWLFTKIDATVHHGGSGTTGASLRAGLPTIIKPFFGDQFFYASRVEDIGAGVALKKLNRSSLAKALKEVTTNTRIIQKARQIGESISKEHGVATAIGAIYSELGYARSLIKTKNPVDDKEMEAASTKLSNDAVVTAKGNEKEEYSSEGSGSNDGSWLLI; encoded by the coding sequence TGGGCTTATAGCTACAGCAAGCATGTACGTTGGAATAAATGAATTAGGagataaagaagagaatgaCGAGGATGAATTAGAGCTGATGAACGATGCAGCGTCTGTTCTTGATACTAGTTCACAGGCTAACCAGACTTTGTTTGAAGTTTCTATTGAAATGAACGCTGATGCAATTTCGCAGATCAGTACAGATTCTAAATCGAGAAAGGAATTAATCAGGGAACGgttgataaagaaatttcttcctAACGATGATGAGAAATACATTGAAGAATACCCATGCTGGCTGCTACGAGATATTATGATACAAGGACATGCATACTTGACTAACAAACacctttttttcttcgcGTTCATACCGAACTTTGAGTCGGATTTCAATGTCACTGGGTCGTTGCGTCTCATCAGCGGTCACGTTTTGAGCAAATCTCATCGTTATTGGGTGGTTTTGAAGGGTCATACATTAAGCTTTCATAACTCTTCGACAGATCTATATTTCCCCCTTTTGACTATTGATTTGAGAGATATTAGCAGCGTGCAAATGACTTCAAGTGAGAACAACCCAACAAAGTTTGAATTGAGTATTAAAGATCAGTCGCTGGTATTGAAAGCTGACTCTTTCCATTCTGCAAGACACTGGGTGAGTAGCATCAAAAAACAGATGTTTGCTTCTCAGCACTCTGATACCAACACTATGACTATCAAAATCCCTCTTCAAAACATTGTAGATCTTGAGGAAACTAGTATTTTAGATAAGAGTGGAACTTTAAGAATAAAGGCACTAGAGAATCTATCAACGTATGCCGTTGATGAATACttctttgtatttttcaaaggtAACGCAAATGCCATGAAACAAAAGGTGAACTCTCTCTtaaaagatcttgaaatgaATGGTTCTCAAATATTGGTAAACTTCAACAAGGTTGATTCCCCGCTAGGTATCAACGAAAAACTACCTGACTTAAATTACGACGATCCTAGTAATGAGAACAACTTGGTGGATGATGCTGATATCAACTCAGCTGAAACTGACACCTTGTCACCTGGTACTATGCAATCTGCGTTGACATTACAGCAAACAAGTTCCGCATTTAGTCCTAGACATTCAGCATACCCACGAAAAGTTAAAAAGAAGCTTAAATCTATGGCTGGAAGCTTGAAACTGGGTTCACCCAGTAAATTTACCAAACTGGAGGATGACATAATTATTGAACACTATTCTCCTGGATTAATTAATGATCAAACTATTGATTATGATAAAGACTCAAAATCCATTATTTCAAGGTTAAcaccaaaaaaatttcagaacGTTCCTCTGATGTGGGCAGCTGACCCAGTGCATTTCAATTCCGATGACGGTATTGTCTTTCCCCTTGACGATAAGTACACTGCAGATGCGGATATCAGCAATCAATCCAACGTACGTTTCAGGCAGCATTTCTCCTTTGACGAAACAGCGAACCTAGTAGCCAGTTACCATGGATACCTCAATAGGAACGTTCCCATATACGGGAAGATTTATATATCGGACAAGAATATATGTTTCCGATCTCTTTTGCCTGGAGTTAGCACTAAAACGGTGCTACCGTTGGAGGATGTTGAGAACTGCTACAAGGAAACGCGTTTTAGATTTGGTTATTTTGGTTTAGTAATTGTTATTCACGGTCATGAAGAACTATTCTTAGAATTTGGTAACAAGAATGCTCGAGATGATTGTGAGTTTGTGATGATTAAAGTCATGGATGCTGTAAGTAGTCATCGGTCAACGCTAAAACGAAAGTCTACAGCTGAAGTTGTTCACCGCCTCTCAGAAGCTGCGAGTCTCAAATtattagaagaaaaaattagTGAACAAGGCTTTGATATTCCATTAATCGTTGAAAAAAACCCGTATTTCACCACTGTAATCAAACCTAGTAAAAGCTACAAATTCGGATTACTTACAATCGGTTCAAGAGGTGATGTACAACCATATATTGCATTGGCAAAGGGTTTGCAAGCCGAAGGTCATGAAGTTATTATACTAACTCATGGAGAATTTAAGGATTGGATAGTTTCTCATAATATAGGATTTAGAGAAATATCTGGTAATCCTGCAGAACTAATATCTTTGATGGTACAGCATGGATCAATGAACATGGGTTTATTGAGGGACGCTTCTACAAACTTTTCTACTTGGATCTCATCTCTGTTGGATACAGCTTGGGAGGGATGTCAAGGTATAGATATACTAATCGAATCTCCTAGTGCCATGGCAGGGATACATATAGCAGAAGCTTTGAGAATACCATATTTTAGAGCGTTTACTATGCCTTGGACTAGAACTAGGGCTTATCCACATGCATTTATAGTACCAGATCAAAAAAGAGGTGGCAACTATAACTATTTTACACATGTTCTTTTCGAGAACATCTTTTGGAAAGGAATCAGTGGTAAGGTTAATGAATGGAGAGAAACCAAATTAAAATTGCCCAAGACGAATCTAGTTTCGATGCAGCAAAATCGTGTTCCATTTTTATACAATGTGTCTCCGATAGTCTTTCCACCAAGTGTCGATTTCAATGAATGGATCAAAGTAACAGGTTACTGGtttcttgatgaaaaacGGTCCTACAAACCCCCTGCAGAATTTATGGAATTTCTCAACAAGGCTAgggaattgaagaaaaaagtgGTATATATTGGATTCGGATCGATAGTAGTTAATGACCCCGAAAAAATGACAGATACTATTATTGAAGCTGTACGAGATGCAGGAGTTTATTGTGTTTTGAATAAAGGCTGGTCTAATAGGTTTGGAGATCCACTGGCAAAAAAGATCGATAAAGAGTTGCCAagttatatatataattcaGGTGATGTGCCACACGACTGGCTATTCACAAAAATTGATGCTACAGTTCATCATGGCGGTTCGGGAACTACAGGCGCGTCTTTAAGAGCTGGTTTGCCTACCATTATCAAACCATTCTTTGGggatcaattcttttacGCTAGCAGAGTTGAAGATATTGGCGCTGGTGTCgctttgaaaaaattgaatagGAGCTCGTTAGCGAAAGCGTTGAAAGAAGTTACCACTAACACGAGGATCATCCAAAAGGCCAGGCAAATAGGTGAGAGTATTTCTAAAGAGCATGGGGTTGCTACGGCCATAGGCGCAATTTATTCTGAATTAGGATACGCTAGAAGTTTGATAAAAACCAAAAATCCCGTTGATGACAAAGAGATGGAGGCTGCAAGCACAAAATTATCCAACGATGCTGTTGTAACCGCGAaaggaaatgaaaaagaagaatatagCAGTGAAGGCTCAGGATCAAATGATGGATCCTGGCTTCTGATATAA